One Atribacterota bacterium DNA window includes the following coding sequences:
- the rpoB gene encoding DNA-directed RNA polymerase subunit beta: MSLGYVRRRSFAKIPPCAEIPNLIEIQRDSFQWFLQADVVPQERRRQGLQEVFLEVFPIQDFTGNLILEFLEYRLEEPPLSIKEAKEKGRTYAAPLYVRVRLIDRRTNEIREQDVYMGDMPLMTDKGTFVVNGAERVVVTQLVRSPGVFFSREVTATGKVEYGFKIIPNRGAWLEFGIDPGDVLFVRVDKRRKINACTLVRAFGFDSNEDILSLFDRHPLIRKTLEKDPSSNAREAVTEMFRRLRPSEPPTEENTRDFIRYLFSDPRHYDLGEVGRYKINNKLRLEERIVRIEEPMVAEDLVIDLAERKVLREFSPEMESDFSRYQVVLKRNDRLNRQLAQEIEWLSQEYPIEYVKVFNEEDFEVKVYVEREDTWEVLSENLEGRVLTEDVKDIDTGTVLLEKGKELTLDLIRELRGLGIEKVRVKKSRTLAPEDVVGSIRYLLNLIDGIGYDDDIDHLGNRRARLVGELLQNQFRTGLLRVEKVIRERMTIQPDTESPTPQSLINVRPVVAALREFLGSSPLSQFMDQINPLSEITHKRRLSALGPGGLSRERAGFEVRDVHYTHYGRMCPIETPEGPNIGLITSICIFAKVNEYGFIETPYRRVVDGRLTNEIIYLTADEEDRYHIAPSDVKVGQDGVLVEETVVVRFRGKIVEVPKSKVDFMDVSPQQIISVSASLIPFLEHNDANRALMGTNMQRQAVPLLAPHPPYIGTGMEYKVAQDSGATVVARRAGWVRKADSLRIEIETEDGFIDVYELDKFQRSNQSTCINHKPIVRKGDFISKGQVIADGPCTAMGEVSLGRNVLVAFMPWEGENFEDAIVISERLVKEDVFTSIHIEEYEIEARETKLGPEEITRDIPNLGEDMLRNLDESGIIRIGADVKPGDILVGKVTPKGETELTPEEKLLRAIFGEKAREVRDTSLRVPHGEYGKVIDVKVFSRESGDELSPGVNKLVKVFVAQKRKISVGDKMAGRHGNKGVIARVVAEEDMPYLPDGTPVDIVLNPLGVPSRMNIGQILETHLGWIANKEKQFVASPPFDGAREREILEAINKVQSPEGRVDFEEFFDHRVSRDLQIDHDGKTVLYDGRTGEPLDNRVTVGYIYMMKLAHLVETKIHARSTGPYSLVTQQPLGGKAQFGGQRFGEMEVWALEGYGAAYTLQEMLTVKSDDITGRVKAYEAIVKGKNVFKPSLPESFKVLVKELQSLCLSVKVFDAKKKEISLEEMENTEEEGTNLGVNLQGREKK; the protein is encoded by the coding sequence GTGAGTCTGGGTTATGTGAGAAGGCGAAGTTTTGCTAAGATTCCTCCTTGTGCCGAGATTCCCAACCTCATAGAGATTCAGCGAGATTCTTTCCAGTGGTTTCTCCAGGCAGATGTTGTTCCTCAGGAGCGGAGGCGCCAGGGGTTGCAGGAAGTTTTTCTGGAAGTGTTCCCCATTCAGGATTTTACTGGTAACTTGATTCTGGAGTTTCTGGAATACCGTCTGGAAGAACCGCCTCTGAGCATCAAAGAGGCCAAAGAAAAAGGAAGAACCTACGCTGCTCCGCTGTACGTTCGAGTACGATTGATTGATCGACGAACCAATGAAATTCGAGAGCAGGACGTCTACATGGGTGATATGCCACTTATGACCGATAAGGGTACTTTTGTGGTCAATGGAGCCGAGCGAGTGGTGGTGACACAGCTCGTGCGTTCTCCTGGAGTTTTCTTTTCCAGAGAGGTGACTGCTACTGGAAAAGTGGAATACGGATTTAAAATTATCCCGAATCGAGGGGCTTGGCTCGAGTTCGGTATCGATCCTGGGGATGTGCTTTTTGTGCGGGTGGATAAACGTCGTAAAATTAACGCCTGTACTTTGGTGAGAGCTTTTGGATTTGACAGTAATGAAGATATCCTGTCTCTTTTCGATCGTCATCCCTTAATTCGCAAAACTCTGGAAAAAGACCCTTCCAGCAATGCCAGAGAAGCAGTTACAGAAATGTTTCGGCGCTTGAGACCCAGCGAACCGCCTACTGAGGAGAATACCCGTGATTTTATCCGGTATCTCTTTAGTGATCCTCGACATTACGATCTGGGAGAAGTGGGGCGCTACAAAATCAACAATAAATTAAGATTGGAAGAACGGATTGTGCGCATAGAAGAACCGATGGTGGCTGAAGATCTGGTCATTGACCTTGCGGAACGGAAGGTTTTGCGGGAATTTTCTCCGGAAATGGAAAGCGATTTCTCCCGCTATCAGGTGGTTTTGAAAAGGAATGACCGCCTGAACCGGCAGCTTGCTCAGGAAATTGAATGGCTAAGCCAGGAATATCCCATAGAGTACGTTAAAGTGTTTAACGAAGAAGACTTTGAAGTCAAAGTCTACGTGGAGCGAGAAGATACCTGGGAGGTGCTCTCCGAAAATCTGGAGGGTCGGGTGTTAACCGAGGACGTCAAGGATATCGATACGGGAACAGTGCTTTTAGAAAAAGGAAAAGAGTTGACGCTTGATCTGATCCGAGAACTTCGAGGGCTGGGTATCGAGAAGGTACGGGTTAAAAAGAGTAGAACCCTTGCTCCCGAGGACGTGGTGGGGAGTATCCGGTATCTTTTGAACCTTATTGATGGTATCGGATATGATGATGATATTGACCATCTTGGGAACCGTCGAGCAAGACTTGTAGGGGAACTCTTGCAAAATCAATTTCGCACCGGCCTACTCCGAGTGGAAAAGGTCATAAGAGAAAGAATGACCATCCAGCCTGATACCGAATCTCCCACTCCTCAGAGTTTGATTAACGTTCGTCCAGTGGTAGCGGCTTTGCGGGAGTTCCTGGGGAGTAGTCCTCTATCGCAATTTATGGATCAGATTAATCCTCTTTCTGAAATTACTCACAAACGGCGTCTGAGTGCTCTGGGGCCGGGGGGACTGAGCAGAGAGCGAGCCGGTTTTGAGGTTCGAGATGTTCATTATACCCATTATGGTCGAATGTGCCCCATTGAGACTCCCGAAGGACCCAATATTGGTCTTATTACTTCGATTTGCATTTTTGCCAAAGTAAACGAATATGGGTTTATTGAGACTCCCTATCGCCGGGTCGTAGATGGGAGATTAACCAACGAGATTATATATTTAACTGCTGATGAAGAAGATCGTTATCACATCGCGCCTTCAGACGTGAAGGTTGGCCAGGATGGGGTGCTTGTAGAAGAAACAGTGGTGGTCCGTTTTCGGGGTAAGATCGTGGAGGTTCCAAAAAGTAAAGTCGATTTTATGGATGTTTCTCCTCAGCAGATTATCAGCGTTTCGGCTTCGTTGATTCCCTTTTTGGAACACAACGACGCGAACCGGGCACTCATGGGCACGAACATGCAAAGACAAGCTGTTCCTCTTCTTGCTCCTCATCCCCCTTACATTGGAACTGGAATGGAGTATAAAGTGGCACAGGACTCCGGAGCAACGGTGGTGGCCAGAAGAGCTGGCTGGGTGAGGAAGGCAGATAGTTTACGTATTGAAATCGAAACGGAAGATGGTTTTATCGATGTTTACGAACTGGATAAGTTTCAGCGTTCCAACCAAAGTACCTGCATTAACCATAAGCCGATTGTAAGAAAAGGAGATTTTATTTCCAAGGGGCAGGTCATTGCTGACGGTCCGTGTACTGCGATGGGTGAGGTTTCCTTGGGGAGAAATGTGCTTGTGGCGTTTATGCCCTGGGAAGGAGAGAATTTTGAGGATGCCATCGTCATCAGCGAAAGGTTGGTCAAAGAGGATGTTTTTACTTCTATTCACATTGAAGAGTACGAAATAGAGGCTCGGGAAACCAAGCTGGGTCCTGAAGAAATTACCCGAGATATTCCTAATCTGGGAGAAGACATGTTACGTAACCTGGATGAGAGCGGAATCATCCGGATTGGAGCAGATGTGAAACCGGGTGATATTCTGGTGGGGAAGGTAACCCCCAAAGGAGAGACCGAGTTGACGCCTGAAGAGAAGCTCTTGCGGGCTATTTTTGGCGAGAAAGCTCGGGAAGTCCGAGATACATCGCTCCGGGTACCTCATGGTGAATATGGTAAGGTTATTGACGTGAAAGTGTTTTCCCGGGAAAGCGGCGACGAACTATCTCCTGGGGTCAATAAGCTGGTAAAAGTCTTTGTCGCTCAGAAGCGGAAGATCTCGGTGGGCGATAAGATGGCGGGACGTCACGGAAATAAAGGGGTTATCGCTCGAGTGGTCGCCGAAGAAGACATGCCTTATCTTCCCGATGGTACACCGGTTGACATTGTGCTGAATCCTCTGGGAGTGCCGTCACGTATGAATATCGGTCAAATTTTGGAAACCCATTTGGGATGGATTGCTAATAAAGAAAAGCAATTTGTAGCCAGTCCACCCTTTGATGGCGCGAGGGAAAGGGAAATTCTGGAAGCTATTAACAAAGTGCAGTCGCCTGAAGGCAGGGTGGATTTTGAAGAATTTTTTGACCACCGTGTTTCGAGAGATCTACAGATTGACCATGATGGAAAAACTGTACTCTATGATGGGAGAACCGGTGAACCCCTGGATAACCGGGTTACTGTGGGATATATCTATATGATGAAACTGGCCCACCTGGTAGAAACCAAGATTCATGCTCGTTCCACTGGTCCATACTCGCTTGTAACCCAGCAGCCTCTCGGTGGTAAGGCGCAGTTTGGTGGTCAGCGCTTTGGCGAGATGGAGGTCTGGGCTCTGGAAGGGTATGGTGCAGCATATACTCTGCAGGAAATGCTTACGGTAAAATCGGATGACATCACTGGGAGAGTGAAGGCATACGAAGCCATTGTGAAAGGTAAAAATGTATTTAAGCCTTCTCTGCCTGAGTCTTTTAAAGTACTGGTTAAGGAGTTGCAGAGCTTGTGTTTGAGTGTGAAGGTTTTTGATGCCAAGAAAAAGGAAATTTCCCTGGAGGAAATGGAAAACACTGAAGAAGAGGGAACAAACTTGGGTGTAAATCTCCAGGGACGCGAAAAAAAGTGA
- a CDS encoding lysophospholipid acyltransferase family protein — MVYFLSKYLALFLLKLFFRFRVKGQFSIPKEGPCVIVSNHSSYLDPIVIGCAAPRRVYFVAKEELFRNPLARFFLYQLGAFPLRRKEVDQVAVKRIFTLLRQGKVVCLFPEGTRNDGVIREFKPGVIKLLLKAKVPLVVAGIRGTYESFPRGARFPRPFPIQVAFSHLLLSSTVGELELSIHKEMEVLLGEGGKES, encoded by the coding sequence ATGGTTTATTTTTTGAGTAAGTATCTGGCTCTTTTCCTGTTGAAGCTTTTTTTTCGTTTCCGAGTCAAAGGTCAGTTTTCTATTCCCAAGGAGGGACCCTGTGTTATTGTTTCAAATCATTCCAGTTATCTTGATCCCATTGTGATAGGGTGTGCTGCGCCGCGGCGAGTCTACTTTGTCGCCAAAGAGGAACTTTTCCGCAATCCGCTGGCACGGTTTTTTCTGTATCAGCTGGGAGCTTTTCCCCTTCGAAGGAAGGAAGTTGACCAAGTTGCAGTGAAAAGAATTTTTACCCTCCTGCGGCAGGGGAAGGTGGTTTGTCTTTTTCCCGAAGGGACACGCAACGACGGCGTGATCAGAGAATTTAAACCTGGAGTGATTAAGCTGCTACTAAAAGCAAAAGTTCCTCTGGTCGTCGCTGGGATTCGAGGAACTTACGAGAGTTTTCCGCGGGGAGCAAGGTTTCCTCGACCCTTTCCCATTCAAGTAGCTTTTTCACATCTTCTGCTTTCTTCGACGGTGGGAGAACTCGAATTGAGCATTCACAAAGAGATGGAGGTATTACTAGGTGAAGGTGGTAAGGAGTCGTAA
- the atpD gene encoding F0F1 ATP synthase subunit beta, with the protein MRIGLVEQVFGQVVDVRFPQHDVPPIHNALFVPKRNEGDISSPPLTLEVHGHLGEGLVRCIAIQDTMGLQRGVEVQDTGGPIQVPVGKETLGRMFNVLGEPVDQRGSIRTSLRYPIHRLAPPLTERTLSGEVFHTGIKILDLMCPYIRGGKTGLFGGAGVGKTILIMELIHRTATTHRGVSVFAGVGERSREGNDLWVQMQNSGVLNHTVLVFGQMNEPPGARFRVALTALTMAEYFRDVLSQDVLLFIDNIFRYVQAGSEVSALLGRIPSAVGYQPTLAEEIGMIEERIASTTNGSITSVQAIYVPADDLTDPAPATTFHHLDSITVLSRRLFEQGFYPAVDPIQSTSRALDMAIVGEKHWRLAQKVRQVIAHYLELQDIIAILGMEELSEEDKLVVNRARKIQRFLTQPFFVAENFTGIPGVFVPLEETLNGVEMILSGECDSWPEQAFYMTGTITQVETKVKESLKK; encoded by the coding sequence ATGAGGATTGGTTTGGTTGAGCAGGTTTTTGGACAGGTTGTGGATGTTCGTTTTCCTCAGCACGATGTGCCTCCTATCCATAATGCTTTGTTTGTTCCTAAAAGAAACGAGGGAGACATTTCATCCCCTCCCCTGACCTTGGAGGTTCATGGACATCTTGGGGAAGGGCTGGTGCGTTGCATTGCTATTCAGGATACCATGGGTTTACAGAGAGGGGTGGAGGTACAGGATACCGGAGGGCCGATTCAGGTACCAGTGGGAAAAGAAACTTTAGGGAGAATGTTTAATGTTCTGGGAGAGCCAGTTGACCAGAGAGGCTCGATAAGAACGTCCTTGCGGTATCCCATCCATCGTTTGGCTCCGCCGTTAACAGAGCGTACACTCTCGGGAGAGGTTTTCCATACGGGAATAAAAATCCTTGACCTTATGTGTCCCTATATTCGTGGGGGCAAGACCGGGCTTTTTGGTGGTGCTGGGGTGGGGAAAACCATTCTCATCATGGAGTTGATCCATCGTACTGCGACCACTCATCGGGGGGTTTCGGTTTTTGCAGGAGTCGGCGAGCGGAGTCGAGAAGGAAATGATTTATGGGTTCAGATGCAGAACAGTGGGGTACTCAATCACACCGTCCTTGTTTTCGGGCAGATGAATGAACCACCTGGAGCTCGGTTTCGAGTGGCTTTGACAGCTCTGACTATGGCTGAGTATTTCCGTGATGTTCTTTCTCAGGATGTCCTGCTCTTCATTGATAATATTTTTCGCTATGTCCAGGCAGGGTCGGAAGTTTCTGCTCTTCTGGGTCGTATTCCTTCCGCGGTAGGGTATCAACCCACCTTGGCGGAAGAAATTGGCATGATTGAGGAACGAATTGCTTCCACGACTAATGGTTCTATTACCTCGGTTCAGGCCATCTATGTACCAGCAGATGACTTAACGGACCCTGCTCCGGCAACCACGTTTCACCATCTTGACTCTATTACGGTTCTTTCTCGCAGACTTTTTGAACAGGGGTTTTATCCTGCGGTGGATCCCATTCAGTCGACTTCCCGAGCACTGGATATGGCCATAGTTGGAGAAAAACACTGGCGTCTTGCGCAAAAAGTGAGGCAGGTGATTGCTCATTATCTGGAACTTCAGGATATCATCGCTATTCTGGGTATGGAGGAATTATCGGAGGAAGACAAACTCGTCGTCAATCGAGCTCGTAAAATCCAGCGTTTTCTGACGCAGCCATTTTTTGTTGCAGAGAACTTTACCGGTATTCCTGGGGTGTTTGTTCCTTTGGAAGAGACACTGAACGGAGTAGAAATGATTCTCAGTGGAGAGTGTGATTCCTGGCCAGAGCAGGCCTTCTATATGACTGGAACTATTACCCAGGTTGAAACGAAGGTCAAGGAGTCTTTAAAAAAATGA
- the amrB gene encoding AmmeMemoRadiSam system protein B, translated as MVRKPAVSGYFYPSQGEELRAMVRTMLTEETKQVIQRSLQGAKGVVGVVSPHAGYIYSGKIAAYSSYALSLSPPVETVVLIGPNHRGIGAEVALGGEDFWQTPLGLVALDREAIDFLVEHNPFFRVDSEAHRLEHSLEVQLPFLQCFLSYDFKVLPIALVKQDPATARAIAEALKKLSACRRLCIVASSDFSHYEEANVVTEKDSALIVRILSLDVEGFYREMYTRGISVCGPGGIAVLMEYHRNISGSKGSLLVYTHSGEVTGDMDRVVGYASIIFPKLSS; from the coding sequence ATGGTAAGAAAACCAGCGGTATCTGGATATTTTTATCCTTCGCAGGGAGAGGAACTGCGCGCTATGGTTAGAACCATGTTGACCGAAGAAACGAAGCAAGTGATTCAAAGGTCCCTGCAGGGTGCAAAAGGTGTTGTCGGTGTGGTCAGCCCCCATGCTGGATATATCTATTCTGGAAAGATTGCCGCGTACTCTTCTTATGCTCTCTCTCTTTCTCCCCCTGTAGAGACTGTGGTGCTCATTGGACCAAATCACCGAGGGATCGGGGCAGAAGTGGCTCTGGGAGGCGAGGATTTCTGGCAAACTCCCCTCGGCCTTGTGGCCTTGGATCGAGAAGCGATTGATTTTTTGGTGGAACACAACCCCTTTTTTCGGGTGGATTCAGAGGCTCATCGATTAGAACACTCTCTGGAGGTGCAGCTCCCTTTTCTGCAATGTTTTCTTTCCTATGATTTTAAGGTGCTGCCAATTGCGCTTGTCAAACAGGATCCAGCGACGGCTCGCGCTATTGCCGAAGCTTTGAAAAAACTCAGTGCGTGTCGCAGGCTTTGTATCGTTGCCAGCAGCGATTTTTCCCATTATGAAGAGGCGAATGTGGTAACCGAAAAAGATTCTGCCCTGATTGTTCGTATTCTTTCTCTGGATGTCGAAGGTTTTTATAGGGAAATGTATACACGAGGAATCAGTGTTTGTGGTCCTGGGGGTATTGCAGTATTGATGGAATATCACCGAAATATCTCAGGAAGTAAGGGATCTCTTTTGGTGTATACGCACAGTGGTGAGGTAACCGGTGATATGGACCGAGTTGTAGGGTATGCTTCGATAATTTTTCCAAAATTATCCTCCTGA
- a CDS encoding FoF1 ATP synthase subunit gamma yields MAKIQGIKKQIALVRQIQHVTHAMKTLSAVRLRLGKETVEQVRHFVENLKKNLETIELYMPSLVFPEDRILLLAIFSDKGLVGGFNKNVADAVFRFVELKGLPRVKIAILGKQGERELRELQKNVVLVSSLSLHHVPHYAGVRDLAFRIMKMREEGRYTYLYIAFTRYFSITSRALQIVQVFPPQLHTKLLPIQDRKKLEVEHLLFGDLISLRRTLEQQYLVGMLYQTVMESFVSEHAARFTIMDAATTHSKDIIESLTIFYHKKRQERITQELNEVTSAAEVL; encoded by the coding sequence ATGGCTAAAATTCAGGGAATCAAAAAACAGATTGCTCTGGTCAGGCAAATTCAACACGTGACCCATGCGATGAAGACTCTTTCCGCGGTTCGTTTGCGACTGGGGAAAGAAACTGTAGAGCAGGTTCGCCACTTTGTGGAGAATTTAAAAAAGAATTTGGAAACCATCGAACTTTATATGCCCTCTCTCGTATTTCCAGAGGATCGAATTCTTCTTTTGGCTATATTTTCGGATAAGGGCTTGGTGGGAGGTTTTAATAAGAATGTTGCCGACGCCGTGTTCCGCTTTGTGGAATTGAAAGGTCTTCCCCGAGTAAAAATTGCAATTTTGGGAAAACAGGGAGAGCGGGAATTGCGAGAGCTGCAAAAAAATGTAGTTCTGGTTTCTTCTTTATCGTTACATCATGTTCCCCACTATGCTGGTGTGCGGGACCTGGCGTTTCGGATTATGAAAATGAGGGAGGAAGGACGCTATACGTACCTCTATATTGCTTTTACTCGTTATTTTTCGATCACCTCTCGTGCTCTACAGATTGTACAGGTATTTCCGCCACAACTTCACACGAAATTGCTTCCAATACAAGATCGAAAGAAATTAGAGGTAGAACATCTGCTTTTTGGCGATTTGATTTCCTTACGGAGGACCTTGGAGCAACAGTATCTTGTAGGGATGCTTTATCAAACAGTGATGGAGTCTTTCGTCAGTGAGCACGCCGCAAGGTTTACCATCATGGATGCAGCGACGACCCATTCTAAGGATATTATTGAATCACTGACTATTTTTTACCACAAGAAGCGTCAAGAGAGAATCACGCAGGAATTGAATGAGGTCACGAGCGCCGCGGAAGTTTTATAA
- a CDS encoding NHL repeat-containing protein, translating into MKVVRSRKKTVLAVLVVYLCFFLSGSVQAVEFPWKLEKSFEEVAEDPPFMNYPVGVVVDSGTGVVWVSDWGNNRVLAFTREGKLLKSIPGLQGPVGLALRSGKLFVVEQKGNQVKIFDTVTGNVVVSLKPEKSSFREPRGIWVDGEGNIYVADTGNSRIVIFDSSGKEIDSLGKEGMGDGEFYYPRGITVDREGHIWIVDTAHNCVQVLDKSGRFLFRFGREGSEDVNFRHPRYIFVQNDFVFISDYRNHRITIYDRQGNLVTTIGGKEGIGELDFSYPEGVWVDEEGILWVADAGNNRVKAINAVFLLQPKRYLLSLLESGNDGDFFALWERLSPEERKDPELARLVFRFLQKRGDLEGMIAQAEELFLNDAEHRDRWRKTLGELYYLKGKELRKIGKAESAREFYLRSFRNGYWRAFLSFLWLSFLLMGGSNVFLLVLALVLLLLLLVFYRIKMYRKRWSKW; encoded by the coding sequence GTGAAGGTGGTAAGGAGTCGTAAAAAAACAGTGCTCGCTGTCCTTGTCGTGTATCTCTGCTTCTTTCTTTCTGGAAGTGTGCAGGCTGTAGAATTTCCCTGGAAGCTGGAGAAAAGCTTTGAAGAAGTTGCCGAGGATCCCCCTTTTATGAATTACCCGGTAGGAGTGGTGGTGGACTCTGGGACGGGAGTGGTTTGGGTGAGTGATTGGGGAAACAACCGGGTTCTGGCTTTTACCCGAGAAGGGAAACTTTTGAAATCTATTCCAGGTCTTCAAGGACCGGTAGGGCTGGCTTTACGCAGCGGGAAACTTTTTGTGGTGGAGCAGAAAGGGAATCAGGTCAAAATTTTCGACACGGTGACGGGAAATGTAGTAGTTTCGCTGAAGCCCGAAAAATCGTCTTTCCGTGAACCCCGGGGAATATGGGTTGATGGGGAGGGAAATATATATGTGGCTGATACTGGGAATTCACGGATCGTGATTTTCGATTCTTCGGGTAAAGAAATCGATTCTTTGGGTAAAGAGGGAATGGGTGACGGAGAGTTTTATTATCCGAGGGGTATTACAGTAGACCGTGAGGGACACATCTGGATTGTGGACACGGCGCACAATTGCGTTCAAGTACTTGACAAAAGTGGTCGGTTCTTATTCCGTTTTGGTCGGGAAGGAAGCGAGGATGTGAACTTCCGTCATCCCCGATATATTTTTGTGCAGAATGATTTTGTTTTTATCTCTGATTATCGTAATCACCGTATCACAATTTATGATCGGCAAGGTAATCTTGTAACTACCATTGGTGGCAAGGAAGGTATTGGAGAGTTAGATTTTTCATATCCTGAAGGAGTATGGGTGGATGAGGAAGGGATATTATGGGTAGCTGATGCCGGAAACAACCGGGTAAAGGCCATCAACGCGGTTTTCCTGCTTCAGCCTAAGCGATACCTTCTCTCTCTTTTGGAAAGTGGAAATGATGGCGATTTTTTTGCTCTGTGGGAACGCCTTTCTCCAGAGGAGAGGAAAGATCCGGAATTGGCAAGGCTGGTCTTTCGTTTTCTCCAAAAACGTGGCGATCTGGAAGGTATGATAGCTCAGGCTGAAGAACTCTTTCTTAACGACGCAGAACATCGGGATAGGTGGAGAAAGACTTTGGGTGAACTGTATTACCTGAAGGGAAAAGAATTACGCAAAATCGGGAAAGCGGAAAGCGCCCGAGAGTTTTATCTCAGGTCTTTTCGGAATGGTTACTGGCGTGCTTTTCTCTCTTTCCTTTGGCTTTCTTTTCTTCTGATGGGTGGGTCAAATGTCTTTCTTTTGGTTCTCGCCCTTGTGCTTCTTTTGCTTCTTTTAGTTTTCTATCGAATAAAAATGTACCGTAAGAGGTGGTCAAAATGGTAA
- the atpC gene encoding ATP synthase F1 subunit epsilon has product MKNLELRIVTPEKTVILPRVQSLVLDCPDGKRGVLPGHVPALFEVAIGILRCIDDADEEHYFSIAGGVAEVNPRSVVITTGSVEEAHEIDVERAREALKRAEKRLREKSAETDFIRAQAAILRALARLRVSESLQRTKKS; this is encoded by the coding sequence ATGAAGAATTTAGAGTTACGCATAGTGACTCCAGAGAAAACCGTAATCCTTCCTCGGGTACAGTCGCTGGTACTCGATTGTCCAGATGGGAAGCGGGGTGTTTTGCCTGGACATGTGCCTGCACTTTTTGAAGTTGCTATTGGTATTTTGCGTTGTATAGATGACGCTGATGAGGAACACTATTTCTCAATCGCGGGAGGGGTTGCCGAAGTGAACCCGCGCAGTGTGGTCATCACAACGGGTAGTGTGGAGGAAGCTCACGAAATTGATGTTGAACGAGCTAGAGAGGCGCTCAAGCGGGCGGAGAAGCGGCTGCGAGAAAAGTCTGCTGAGACAGATTTTATTCGTGCTCAAGCCGCGATCTTGCGAGCTTTAGCACGACTTCGGGTCAGTGAGTCCTTACAAAGGACGAAGAAAAGTTAG